From Loxodonta africana isolate mLoxAfr1 chromosome 2, mLoxAfr1.hap2, whole genome shotgun sequence, the proteins below share one genomic window:
- the LOC100663590 gene encoding high mobility group protein B2-like: MSKGDPNKPRGKMSSYAFFVQTCREEHKKKHPDSSVNFAEFSKKCSERWKTMSAREKSKFEGMAKSDKARYDREMKNYVPPKGDKKGKKKDPNAPKRPPSAAFLFCSEHRPKIKSEHPGLSIGDTAKKLGEMWSEQSAKDKQPYEQKAAKLKEKYVKDIAAYRAKGKSEAGKKGPGRPTGSKKKKEPEDEEEEEEEEEDEDDEEEDEDEE; encoded by the coding sequence ATGAGCAAAGGAGACCCCAACAAGCCGCGGGGCAAAATGTCCTCGTATGCCTTCTTCGTGCAGACCTGCCGAGAAGAGCACAAGAAGAAACACCCAGACTCTTCGGTTAATTTCGCCGAGTTCTCCAAGAAGTGCTCTGAGAGATGGAAGACCATGTCTGCAAGGGAAAAGTCGAAGTTTGAAGGTATGGCAAAAAGTGACAAAGCTCGCTATGACAGGGAGATGAAAAATTACGTTCCTCCCAAAGGTgataagaaaggaaagaaaaaagatccCAACGCCCCTAAAAGGCCACCATCTGCCGCCTTCCTGTTTTGCTCTGAACATCGCCCAAAGATCAAAAGTGAACACCCAGGCCTGTCCATTGGGGATACTGCAAAAAAATTGGGTGAAATGTGGTCCGAACAATCAGCCAAAGATAAACAACCGTATGAACAGAAAGCAGCCAAGCTAAAGGAGAAATATGTAAAGGATATTGCCGCATACCGTGCCAAGGGCAAAAGTGAAGCAGGAAAGAAGGGTCCTGGCAGGCCAACAGGctcaaagaagaagaaggaaccagaagatgaggaggaagaggaggaggaggaagaagatgaGGATGATGAGGAAGAGGATGAAGATGAAGAATAA